One window of the Macaca thibetana thibetana isolate TM-01 chromosome 1, ASM2454274v1, whole genome shotgun sequence genome contains the following:
- the PPP1R8 gene encoding nuclear inhibitor of protein phosphatase 1 — protein sequence MAAAANSGSSLPLFDCPTWAGKPPPGLHLDVVKGDKLIEKLIIDEKKYYLFGRNPDLCDFTIDHQSCSRVHAALVYHKHLKRVFLIDLNSTHGTFLGHIRLEPHKPQQIPIDSTVSFGASTRAYTLREKPQTLPSAVKGDEKMGGEDDELKGLLGLPEEETELDNLTEFNTAHNKRISTLTIEEGNLDIQRPKRKRKNSRVTFSEDDEIINPEDVDPSVGRFRNMVQTAVVPVKKKRVEGPGSLGLEESGSRRMQNFAFSGGLYGGLPPTHSEAGSQPHGIHGTALIGGLPMPYPNLAPDVDLTPVVPSAVNMNPAPNPAVYNPEAVNEPKKKKYAKEAWPGKKPTPSLLI from the exons ggcaGGTAAGCCCCCTCCCGGTTTACATCTGGATGTAGTCAAAGGAGACAAACTAATTGAG aaactgaTTATTGATGAGAAGAAGTATTACTTATTTGGGAGAAACCCTGATTTGTGTGACTTTACCATTGACCACCAGTCTTGCTCTCGGGTCCATGCTGCACTTGTCTACCACAAGCATCTGAAGAGAGTTTTCCTGATAGATCTCAACAGTA CACACGGCACTTTCTTGGGTCACATTCGGTTGGAACCTCACAAGCCTCAGCAAATTCCCATCGATTCCACGGTCTCATTTGGCGCATCCACAAGGGCATACACTCTGCGCGAGAAGCCTCAGACATTGCCATCGGCTGTGAAAGGAGATGAGAAGATGGGTGGAGAGGATGATGAACTCAAGGGCTTACTGGGGCttccagaggaggaaactgagcttGAT AATCTGACAGAGTTCAACACTGCCCACAACAAGCGGATTTCTACCCTTACCATTGAGGAGGGAAATCTGGACATTCAAAGaccaaagaggaagaggaagaactcGCGGGTGACATTCAGTGAGGATGATGAGATCATCAATCCAG AGGATGTGGATCCCTCAGTTGGTCGATTCAGGAACATGGTGCAAACTGCAGTGGTCCCAGTCAAG AAGAAGCGTGTGGAGGGCCCAGGCTCCCTGGGCCTGGAGGAATCAGGGAGCAGGCGCATGCAGAACTTTGCCTTCAGTGGAGGACTTTACGGGGGCCTGCCCCCCACACACAGTGAAGCAGGCTCCCAGCCGCATGGCATCCACGGGACAGCACTTATCGGTGGCTTGCCCATGCCATACCCAAACCTTGCCCCTGATGTGGACTTGACTCCTGTTGTGCCGTCAGCAGTGAACATGAACCCTGCACCAAACCCTGCAGTCTATAACCCTGAAGCTGTAAATGAACCCAAGAAGAAGAAGTATGCAAAAGAGGCTTGGCCAGGCAAGAAGCCCACACCTTCCTTACTGATTTGA